Proteins from one Pseudoliparis swirei isolate HS2019 ecotype Mariana Trench chromosome 22, NWPU_hadal_v1, whole genome shotgun sequence genomic window:
- the LOC130213087 gene encoding uncharacterized protein LOC130213087 isoform X10 codes for MEVTSLPVHMEVTSLPVHMEVTSLPVHMEVTSLPVHMEVTSLPVHMEVTSLPVHMEVTSLPVHMEVTSLPVHMEVTSLPVHMEVTSLPVHMEVTSLPVHMEVTSLPVHMEVTSLPVHMEVTSLPVHMEVTSLPVHMEVTSLPVHMEVTSLPVHMEVTSLPVHMEVTSLPVHMEVTSLPVHMEVTSLPVHMDVTSLPVHMDVTSLPVHMEVTSLPVHMDVTSLPVHMDVTSLPVHMEVTSLPVHMDVTSLPVHMDVTSLPVHMEVTSLPVHMDVTSLPVHMDVTSLPVHMDVTSLPVHMDVTSLPVHMEVTSLPVHMEVTSLPVHMEVTSLPVHMEVTSLPVHMEVTSLPVHMEMTLVGRVIYPGRITETKQ; via the exons atggaggtgacatcacttcctgtccacatggaggtgacgtcacttcctgtccacatggaggtgacatcacttcctgtccacatgGAG GTGACATCGCTTCCTGTGCACATGGAGGTGACATCGCTTCCTGTGCACATggaggtgacatcacttcctgtgcacATGGAGGTGACATCGCTTCCTGTGCACATggaggtgacatcacttcctgtgcacatggaggtgacatcgcttcctgtccacatggaggtgacatcacttcctgtgcacatggaggtgacatcacttcctgtccacatggaggtgacatcacttcctgtccacatggaggtgacatcacttcctgtccacatggaggtgacatcacttcctgtccacatggaggtgacgtcacttcctgtccacatgGAGGTGACATCGCTTCCTGTCCACATGGAGGTGACATCGCTTCCTGTGCACATGGAGGTGACATCGCTTCCTGTGCACATGGAGGTgacgtcacttcctgtccacatggaggtgacgtcacttcctgtccacatgGAGGTGACATCGCTTCCTGTCCACATGGATGTGACATCGCTTCCTGTCCACATGGATGTGACATCGCTTCCTGTGCACATggaggtgacatcacttcctgtgcacATGgatgtgacatcacttcctgtccacatgGATGTGACATCGCTTCCTGTCCACATGGAGGTGACATCGCTTCCTGTCCACATGgatgtgacatcacttcctgtccacatgGATGTGACATCGCTTCCTGTGCACATggaggtgacatcacttcctgtgcacATGgatgtgacatcacttcctgtccacatgGATGTGACATCGCTTCCTGTGCACATGgatgtgacatcacttcctgtccacatgGATGTGACATCGCTTCCTGTGCACATggaggtgacatcacttcctgtccacatggaggtgacatcgcttcctgtccacatggaggtgacgtcacttcctgtccacatgGAG GTGACATCGCTTCCTGTCCACATGGAGGTGACATCGCTTCCGGTCCACATGGAGATGACGCTTGTTGGTCGTGTTATTTATCCTGGTAGAATCACTGAGACTAAACAATAA
- the LOC130213087 gene encoding uncharacterized protein LOC130213087 isoform X9: MEVTSLPVHMEVTSLPVHMEVTSLPVHMEVTSLPVHMEVTSLPVHMEVTSLPVHMEVTSLPVHMEVTSLPVHMEVTSLPVHMEVTSLPVHMEVTSLPVHMEVTSLPVHMEVTSLPVHMEVTSLPVHMDVTSLPVHMDVTSLPVHMEVTSLPVHMDVTSLPVHMDVTSLPVHMEVTSLPVHMDVTSLPVHMDVTSLPVHMEVTSLPVHMDVTSLPVHMDVTSLPVHMDVTSLPVHMDVTSLPVHMEVTSLPVHMEVTSLPVHMEVTSLPVHMEVTSLPVHMEVTSLPVHMEVTSLPVHMDVTSLPVHMDVTSLPVHMEVTSLPVHMDVTSLPVHMDVTSLPVHMEVTSLPVHMEVTSLPVHMEVTSLPVHMEVTSLPVHMEMTLVGRVIYPGRITETKQ, encoded by the exons atggaggtgacatcacttcctgtccacatggaggtgacgtcacttcctgtccacatggaggtgacatcacttcctgtccacatgGAG GTGACATCGCTTCCTGTGCACATGGAGGTGACATCGCTTCCTGTGCACATggaggtgacatcacttcctgtgcacATGGAGGTGACATCGCTTCCTGTGCACATggag gtgacgtcacttcctgtccacatgGAGGTGACATCGCTTCCTGTCCACATGGAGGTGACATCGCTTCCTGTGCACATGGAGGTGACATCGCTTCCTGTGCACATGGAGGTgacgtcacttcctgtccacatggaggtgacgtcacttcctgtccacatgGAGGTGACATCGCTTCCTGTCCACATGGATGTGACATCGCTTCCTGTCCACATGGATGTGACATCGCTTCCTGTGCACATggaggtgacatcacttcctgtgcacATGgatgtgacatcacttcctgtccacatgGATGTGACATCGCTTCCTGTCCACATGGAGGTGACATCGCTTCCTGTCCACATGgatgtgacatcacttcctgtccacatgGATGTGACATCGCTTCCTGTGCACATggaggtgacatcacttcctgtgcacATGgatgtgacatcacttcctgtccacatgGATGTGACATCGCTTCCTGTGCACATGgatgtgacatcacttcctgtccacatgGATGTGACATCGCTTCCTGTGCACATggaggtgacatcacttcctgtccacatggaggtgacatcgcttcctgtccacatggaggtgacgtcacttcctgtccacatgGAGGTGACATCGCTTCCGGTCCACATGGAGGTgacgtcacttcctgtccacatggaggtgacatcgcttcctgtccacatggatgtgacatcacttcctgtccacatgGATGTGACATCGCTTCCTGTGCACATggaggtgacatcacttcctgtccacatggatgtgacatcacttcctgtccacatgGATGTGACATCGCTTCCTGTGCACATggaggtgacatcacttcctgtgcacATGGAGGTGACATCGCTTCCTGTCCACATGGAG GTGACATCGCTTCCTGTCCACATGGAGGTGACATCGCTTCCGGTCCACATGGAGATGACGCTTGTTGGTCGTGTTATTTATCCTGGTAGAATCACTGAGACTAAACAATAA
- the LOC130213087 gene encoding uncharacterized protein LOC130213087 isoform X3 — MEVTSLPVHMEVTSLPVHMEVTSLPVHMEVTSLPVHMEVTSLPVHMEVTSLPVHMEVTSLPVHMEVTSLPVHMEVTSLPVHMEVTSLPVHMEVTSLPVHMEVTSLPVHMEVTSLPVHMEVTSLPVHMEVTSLPVHMEVTSLPVHMEVTSLPVHMEVTSLPVHMEVTSLPVHMEVTSLPVHMDVTSLPVHMDVTSLPVHMEVTSLPVHMDVTSLPVHMDVTSLPVHMEVTSLPVHMDVTSLPVHMDVTSLPVHMEVTSLPVHMDVTSLPVHMDVTSLPVHMDVTSLPVHMDVTSLPVHMEVTSLPVHMEVTSLPVHMEVTSLPVHMEVTSLPVHMEVTSLPVHMEVTSLPVHMDVTSLPVHMDVTSLPVHMEVTSLPVHMDVTSLPVHMDVTSLPVHMEVTSLPVHMEVTSLPVHMEVTSLPVHMEVTSLPVHMEMTLVGRVIYPGRITETKQ; from the exons atggaggtgacatcacttcctgtccacatggaggtgacgtcacttcctgtccacatggaggtgacatcacttcctgtccacatgGAG GTGACATCGCTTCCTGTGCACATggaggtgacatcacttcctgtgcacATGGAGGTGACATCGCTTCCTGTGCACATggaggtgacatcacttcctgtgcacatggaggtgacatcgcttcctgtccacatggaggtgacatcacttcctgtgcacatggaggtgacatcacttcctgtccacatggaggtgacatcacttcctgtccacatggaggtgacatcacttcctgtccacatggaggtgacatcacttcctgtccacatggaggtgacgtcacttcctgtccacatgGAGGTGACATCGCTTCCTGTCCACATGGAGGTGACATCGCTTCCTGTGCACATGGAGGTGACATCGCTTCCTGTGCACATGGAGGTgacgtcacttcctgtccacatggaggtgacgtcacttcctgtccacatgGAGGTGACATCGCTTCCTGTCCACATGGATGTGACATCGCTTCCTGTCCACATGGATGTGACATCGCTTCCTGTGCACATggaggtgacatcacttcctgtgcacATGgatgtgacatcacttcctgtccacatgGATGTGACATCGCTTCCTGTCCACATGGAGGTGACATCGCTTCCTGTCCACATGgatgtgacatcacttcctgtccacatgGATGTGACATCGCTTCCTGTGCACATggaggtgacatcacttcctgtgcacATGgatgtgacatcacttcctgtccacatgGATGTGACATCGCTTCCTGTGCACATGgatgtgacatcacttcctgtccacatgGATGTGACATCGCTTCCTGTGCACATggaggtgacatcacttcctgtccacatggaggtgacatcgcttcctgtccacatggaggtgacgtcacttcctgtccacatgGAGGTGACATCGCTTCCGGTCCACATGGAGGTgacgtcacttcctgtccacatggaggtgacatcgcttcctgtccacatggatgtgacatcacttcctgtccacatgGATGTGACATCGCTTCCTGTGCACATggaggtgacatcacttcctgtccacatggatgtgacatcacttcctgtccacatgGATGTGACATCGCTTCCTGTGCACATggaggtgacatcacttcctgtgcacATGGAGGTGACATCGCTTCCTGTCCACATGGAG GTGACATCGCTTCCTGTCCACATGGAGGTGACATCGCTTCCGGTCCACATGGAGATGACGCTTGTTGGTCGTGTTATTTATCCTGGTAGAATCACTGAGACTAAACAATAA
- the LOC130213087 gene encoding uncharacterized protein LOC130213087 isoform X2 — translation MEVTSLPVHMEVTSLPVHMEVTSLPVHMEVTSLPVHMEVTSLPVHMEVTSLPVHMEVTSLPVHMEVTSLPVHMEVTSLPVHMEVTSLPVHMEVTSLPVHMEVTSLPVHMEVTSLPVHMEVTSLPVHMEVTSLPVHMEVTSLPVHMEVTSLPVHMEVTSLPVHMEVTSLPVHMDVTSLPVHMDVTSLPVHMEVTSLPVHMDVTSLPVHMDVTSLPVHMEVTSLPVHMDVTSLPVHMDVTSLPVHMEVTSLPVHMDVTSLPVHMDVTSLPVHMDVTSLPVHMDVTSLPVHMEVTSLPVHMEVTSLPVHMEVTSLPVHMEVTSLPVHMEVTSLPVHMEVTSLPVHMDVTSLPVHMDVTSLPVHMEVTSLPVHMDVTSLPVHMDVTSLPVHMEVTSLPVHMEVTSLPVHMEVTSLPVHMEVTSLPVHMEMTLVGRVIYPGRITETKQ, via the exons atggaggtgacgtcacttcctgtccacatggag GTGACATCGCTTCCTGTGCACATGGAGGTGACATCGCTTCCTGTGCACATggaggtgacatcacttcctgtgcacATGGAGGTGACATCGCTTCCTGTGCACATggaggtgacatcacttcctgtgcacatggaggtgacatcgcttcctgtccacatggaggtgacatcacttcctgtgcacatggaggtgacatcacttcctgtccacatggaggtgacatcacttcctgtccacatggaggtgacatcacttcctgtccacatggaggtgacatcacttcctgtccacatggaggtgacgtcacttcctgtccacatgGAGGTGACATCGCTTCCTGTCCACATGGAGGTGACATCGCTTCCTGTGCACATGGAGGTGACATCGCTTCCTGTGCACATGGAGGTgacgtcacttcctgtccacatggaggtgacgtcacttcctgtccacatgGAGGTGACATCGCTTCCTGTCCACATGGATGTGACATCGCTTCCTGTCCACATGGATGTGACATCGCTTCCTGTGCACATggaggtgacatcacttcctgtgcacATGgatgtgacatcacttcctgtccacatgGATGTGACATCGCTTCCTGTCCACATGGAGGTGACATCGCTTCCTGTCCACATGgatgtgacatcacttcctgtccacatgGATGTGACATCGCTTCCTGTGCACATggaggtgacatcacttcctgtgcacATGgatgtgacatcacttcctgtccacatgGATGTGACATCGCTTCCTGTGCACATGgatgtgacatcacttcctgtccacatgGATGTGACATCGCTTCCTGTGCACATggaggtgacatcacttcctgtccacatggaggtgacatcgcttcctgtccacatggaggtgacgtcacttcctgtccacatgGAGGTGACATCGCTTCCGGTCCACATGGAGGTgacgtcacttcctgtccacatggaggtgacatcgcttcctgtccacatggatgtgacatcacttcctgtccacatgGATGTGACATCGCTTCCTGTGCACATggaggtgacatcacttcctgtccacatggatgtgacatcacttcctgtccacatgGATGTGACATCGCTTCCTGTGCACATggaggtgacatcacttcctgtgcacATGGAGGTGACATCGCTTCCTGTCCACATGGAG GTGACATCGCTTCCTGTCCACATGGAGGTGACATCGCTTCCGGTCCACATGGAGATGACGCTTGTTGGTCGTGTTATTTATCCTGGTAGAATCACTGAGACTAAACAATAA
- the LOC130213087 gene encoding uncharacterized protein LOC130213087 isoform X5 has translation MEVTSLPVHMEVTSLPVHMEVTSLPVHMEVTSLPVHMEVTSLPVHMEVTSLPVHMEVTSLPVHMEVTSLPVHMEVTSLPVHMEVTSLPVHMEVTSLPVHMEVTSLPVHMEVTSLPVHMEVTSLPVHMEVTSLPVHMEVTSLPVHMEVTSLPVHMEVTSLPVHMEVTSLPVHMDVTSLPVHMDVTSLPVHMEVTSLPVHMDVTSLPVHMDVTSLPVHMEVTSLPVHMDVTSLPVHMDVTSLPVHMEVTSLPVHMDVTSLPVHMDVTSLPVHMDVTSLPVHMDVTSLPVHMEVTSLPVHMEVTSLPVHMEVTSLPVHMEVTSLPVHMEVTSLPVHMEVTSLPVHMDVTSLPVHMDVTSLPVHMEVTSLPVHMDVTSLPVHMDVTSLPVHMEVTSLPVHMEVTSLPVHMEVTSLPVHMEVTSLPVHMEMTLVGRVIYPGRITETKQ, from the exons atggaggtgacatcacttcctgtccacatggaggtgacgtcacttcctgtccacatggaggtgacatcacttcctgtccacatgGAG gtgacatcacttcctgtgcacATGGAGGTGACATCGCTTCCTGTGCACATggaggtgacatcacttcctgtgcacatggaggtgacatcgcttcctgtccacatggaggtgacatcacttcctgtgcacatggaggtgacatcacttcctgtccacatggaggtgacatcacttcctgtccacatggaggtgacatcacttcctgtccacatggaggtgacatcacttcctgtccacatggaggtgacgtcacttcctgtccacatgGAGGTGACATCGCTTCCTGTCCACATGGAGGTGACATCGCTTCCTGTGCACATGGAGGTGACATCGCTTCCTGTGCACATGGAGGTgacgtcacttcctgtccacatggaggtgacgtcacttcctgtccacatgGAGGTGACATCGCTTCCTGTCCACATGGATGTGACATCGCTTCCTGTCCACATGGATGTGACATCGCTTCCTGTGCACATggaggtgacatcacttcctgtgcacATGgatgtgacatcacttcctgtccacatgGATGTGACATCGCTTCCTGTCCACATGGAGGTGACATCGCTTCCTGTCCACATGgatgtgacatcacttcctgtccacatgGATGTGACATCGCTTCCTGTGCACATggaggtgacatcacttcctgtgcacATGgatgtgacatcacttcctgtccacatgGATGTGACATCGCTTCCTGTGCACATGgatgtgacatcacttcctgtccacatgGATGTGACATCGCTTCCTGTGCACATggaggtgacatcacttcctgtccacatggaggtgacatcgcttcctgtccacatggaggtgacgtcacttcctgtccacatgGAGGTGACATCGCTTCCGGTCCACATGGAGGTgacgtcacttcctgtccacatggaggtgacatcgcttcctgtccacatggatgtgacatcacttcctgtccacatgGATGTGACATCGCTTCCTGTGCACATggaggtgacatcacttcctgtccacatggatgtgacatcacttcctgtccacatgGATGTGACATCGCTTCCTGTGCACATggaggtgacatcacttcctgtgcacATGGAGGTGACATCGCTTCCTGTCCACATGGAG GTGACATCGCTTCCTGTCCACATGGAGGTGACATCGCTTCCGGTCCACATGGAGATGACGCTTGTTGGTCGTGTTATTTATCCTGGTAGAATCACTGAGACTAAACAATAA
- the LOC130213087 gene encoding uncharacterized protein LOC130213087 isoform X4, whose translation MEVTSLPVHMEVTSLPVHMEVTSLPVHMEVTSLPVHMEVTSLPVHMEVTSLPVHMEVTSLPVHMEVTSLPVHMEVTSLPVHMEVTSLPVHMEVTSLPVHMEVTSLPVHMEVTSLPVHMEVTSLPVHMEVTSLPVHMEVTSLPVHMEVTSLPVHMEVTSLPVHMEVTSLPVHMEVTSLPVHMEVTSLPVHMDVTSLPVHMDVTSLPVHMEVTSLPVHMDVTSLPVHMDVTSLPVHMEVTSLPVHMDVTSLPVHMDVTSLPVHMEVTSLPVHMDVTSLPVHMDVTSLPVHMDVTSLPVHMDVTSLPVHMEVTSLPVHMEVTSLPVHMEVTSLPVHMEVTSLPVHMEVTSLPVHMEVTSLPVHMDVTSLPVHMDVTSLPVHMEVTSLPVHMDVTSLPVHMDVTSLPVHMEVTSLPVHMEVTSLPVHMEVTSLPVHMEMTLVGRVIYPGRITETKQ comes from the exons atggaggtgacatcacttcctgtccacatggaggtgacgtcacttcctgtccacatggaggtgacatcacttcctgtccacatgGAG GTGACATCGCTTCCTGTGCACATGGAGGTGACATCGCTTCCTGTGCACATggaggtgacatcacttcctgtgcacATGGAGGTGACATCGCTTCCTGTGCACATggaggtgacatcacttcctgtgcacatggaggtgacatcgcttcctgtccacatggaggtgacatcacttcctgtgcacatggaggtgacatcacttcctgtccacatggaggtgacatcacttcctgtccacatggaggtgacatcacttcctgtccacatggaggtgacatcacttcctgtccacatggaggtgacgtcacttcctgtccacatgGAGGTGACATCGCTTCCTGTCCACATGGAGGTGACATCGCTTCCTGTGCACATGGAGGTGACATCGCTTCCTGTGCACATGGAGGTgacgtcacttcctgtccacatggaggtgacgtcacttcctgtccacatgGAGGTGACATCGCTTCCTGTCCACATGGATGTGACATCGCTTCCTGTCCACATGGATGTGACATCGCTTCCTGTGCACATggaggtgacatcacttcctgtgcacATGgatgtgacatcacttcctgtccacatgGATGTGACATCGCTTCCTGTCCACATGGAGGTGACATCGCTTCCTGTCCACATGgatgtgacatcacttcctgtccacatgGATGTGACATCGCTTCCTGTGCACATggaggtgacatcacttcctgtgcacATGgatgtgacatcacttcctgtccacatgGATGTGACATCGCTTCCTGTGCACATGgatgtgacatcacttcctgtccacatgGATGTGACATCGCTTCCTGTGCACATggaggtgacatcacttcctgtccacatggaggtgacatcgcttcctgtccacatggaggtgacgtcacttcctgtccacatgGAGGTGACATCGCTTCCGGTCCACATGGAGGTgacgtcacttcctgtccacatggaggtgacatcgcttcctgtccacatggatgtgacatcacttcctgtccacatgGATGTGACATCGCTTCCTGTGCACATggaggtgacatcacttcctgtccacatggatgtgacatcacttcctgtccacatgGATGTGACATCGCTTCCTGTGCACATggaggtgacatcacttcctgtgcacATGGAG GTGACATCGCTTCCTGTCCACATGGAGGTGACATCGCTTCCGGTCCACATGGAGATGACGCTTGTTGGTCGTGTTATTTATCCTGGTAGAATCACTGAGACTAAACAATAA
- the LOC130213087 gene encoding uncharacterized protein LOC130213087 isoform X1, with product MEVTSLPVHMEVTSLPVHMEVTSLPVHMEVTSLPVHMEVTSLPVHMEVTSLPVHMEVTSLPVHMEVTSLPVHMEVTSLPVHMEVTSLPVHMEVTSLPVHMEVTSLPVHMEVTSLPVHMEVTSLPVHMEVTSLPVHMEVTSLPVHMEVTSLPVHMEVTSLPVHMEVTSLPVHMEVTSLPVHMEVTSLPVHMDVTSLPVHMDVTSLPVHMEVTSLPVHMDVTSLPVHMDVTSLPVHMEVTSLPVHMDVTSLPVHMDVTSLPVHMEVTSLPVHMDVTSLPVHMDVTSLPVHMDVTSLPVHMDVTSLPVHMEVTSLPVHMEVTSLPVHMEVTSLPVHMEVTSLPVHMEVTSLPVHMEVTSLPVHMDVTSLPVHMDVTSLPVHMEVTSLPVHMDVTSLPVHMDVTSLPVHMEVTSLPVHMEVTSLPVHMEVTSLPVHMEVTSLPVHMEMTLVGRVIYPGRITETKQ from the exons atggaggtgacatcacttcctgtccacatggaggtgacgtcacttcctgtccacatggaggtgacatcacttcctgtccacatgGAG GTGACATCGCTTCCTGTGCACATGGAGGTGACATCGCTTCCTGTGCACATggaggtgacatcacttcctgtgcacATGGAGGTGACATCGCTTCCTGTGCACATggaggtgacatcacttcctgtgcacatggaggtgacatcgcttcctgtccacatggaggtgacatcacttcctgtgcacatggaggtgacatcacttcctgtccacatggaggtgacatcacttcctgtccacatggaggtgacatcacttcctgtccacatggaggtgacatcacttcctgtccacatggaggtgacgtcacttcctgtccacatgGAGGTGACATCGCTTCCTGTCCACATGGAGGTGACATCGCTTCCTGTGCACATGGAGGTGACATCGCTTCCTGTGCACATGGAGGTgacgtcacttcctgtccacatggaggtgacgtcacttcctgtccacatgGAGGTGACATCGCTTCCTGTCCACATGGATGTGACATCGCTTCCTGTCCACATGGATGTGACATCGCTTCCTGTGCACATggaggtgacatcacttcctgtgcacATGgatgtgacatcacttcctgtccacatgGATGTGACATCGCTTCCTGTCCACATGGAGGTGACATCGCTTCCTGTCCACATGgatgtgacatcacttcctgtccacatgGATGTGACATCGCTTCCTGTGCACATggaggtgacatcacttcctgtgcacATGgatgtgacatcacttcctgtccacatgGATGTGACATCGCTTCCTGTGCACATGgatgtgacatcacttcctgtccacatgGATGTGACATCGCTTCCTGTGCACATggaggtgacatcacttcctgtccacatggaggtgacatcgcttcctgtccacatggaggtgacgtcacttcctgtccacatgGAGGTGACATCGCTTCCGGTCCACATGGAGGTgacgtcacttcctgtccacatggaggtgacatcgcttcctgtccacatggatgtgacatcacttcctgtccacatgGATGTGACATCGCTTCCTGTGCACATggaggtgacatcacttcctgtccacatggatgtgacatcacttcctgtccacatgGATGTGACATCGCTTCCTGTGCACATggaggtgacatcacttcctgtgcacATGGAGGTGACATCGCTTCCTGTCCACATGGAG GTGACATCGCTTCCTGTCCACATGGAGGTGACATCGCTTCCGGTCCACATGGAGATGACGCTTGTTGGTCGTGTTATTTATCCTGGTAGAATCACTGAGACTAAACAATAA
- the LOC130213087 gene encoding uncharacterized protein LOC130213087 isoform X8 produces the protein MEVTSLPVHMEVTSLPVHMEVTSLPVHMEVTSLPVHMEVTSLPVHMEVTSLPVHMEVTSLPVHMEVTSLPVHMEVTSLPVHMEVTSLPVHMEVTSLPVHMEVTSLPVHMEVTSLPVHMEVTSLPVHMEVTSLPVHMDVTSLPVHMDVTSLPVHMEVTSLPVHMDVTSLPVHMDVTSLPVHMEVTSLPVHMDVTSLPVHMDVTSLPVHMEVTSLPVHMDVTSLPVHMDVTSLPVHMDVTSLPVHMDVTSLPVHMEVTSLPVHMEVTSLPVHMEVTSLPVHMEVTSLPVHMEVTSLPVHMEVTSLPVHMDVTSLPVHMDVTSLPVHMEVTSLPVHMDVTSLPVHMDVTSLPVHMEVTSLPVHMEVTSLPVHMEVTSLPVHMEVTSLPVHMEMTLVGRVIYPGRITETKQ, from the exons atggaggtgacatcacttcctgtccacatggaggtgacgtcacttcctgtccacatggaggtgacatcacttcctgtccacatgGAG GTGACATCGCTTCCTGTGCACATGGAGGTGACATCGCTTCCTGTGCACATggaggtgacatcacttcctgtgcacATGGAGGTGACATCGCTTCCTGTGCACATggag gtgacatcacttcctgtccacatggaggtgacgtcacttcctgtccacatgGAGGTGACATCGCTTCCTGTCCACATGGAGGTGACATCGCTTCCTGTGCACATGGAGGTGACATCGCTTCCTGTGCACATGGAGGTgacgtcacttcctgtccacatggaggtgacgtcacttcctgtccacatgGAGGTGACATCGCTTCCTGTCCACATGGATGTGACATCGCTTCCTGTCCACATGGATGTGACATCGCTTCCTGTGCACATggaggtgacatcacttcctgtgcacATGgatgtgacatcacttcctgtccacatgGATGTGACATCGCTTCCTGTCCACATGGAGGTGACATCGCTTCCTGTCCACATGgatgtgacatcacttcctgtccacatgGATGTGACATCGCTTCCTGTGCACATggaggtgacatcacttcctgtgcacATGgatgtgacatcacttcctgtccacatgGATGTGACATCGCTTCCTGTGCACATGgatgtgacatcacttcctgtccacatgGATGTGACATCGCTTCCTGTGCACATggaggtgacatcacttcctgtccacatggaggtgacatcgcttcctgtccacatggaggtgacgtcacttcctgtccacatgGAGGTGACATCGCTTCCGGTCCACATGGAGGTgacgtcacttcctgtccacatggaggtgacatcgcttcctgtccacatggatgtgacatcacttcctgtccacatgGATGTGACATCGCTTCCTGTGCACATggaggtgacatcacttcctgtccacatggatgtgacatcacttcctgtccacatgGATGTGACATCGCTTCCTGTGCACATggaggtgacatcacttcctgtgcacATGGAGGTGACATCGCTTCCTGTCCACATGGAG GTGACATCGCTTCCTGTCCACATGGAGGTGACATCGCTTCCGGTCCACATGGAGATGACGCTTGTTGGTCGTGTTATTTATCCTGGTAGAATCACTGAGACTAAACAATAA